GCTATAAGAGCTAGAGAAGAGAGGGAGAAGAAGGTAATAATATTCAATCTAAGTGGACATGGACTACTCGATATAGAGAACTATGGATCTATGATGAAGAGATATTCTATCAAATGGTAATTGGTGATAGATATGAAGTATCTAGTTGTGTATCTCACAGCTGGTTTTCCAAATGATAGAATATTCATGGATATTGCAAGCAAATTGAAGGATAGAGGCGTTAACTATCTAGAGATAGGTATACCTCCAAAATATGCTAAATATGATGGACCTGTGATTAGGAAGAGCTATAGATATGTAAAGTCGTTGAGTATAGATGTGTGGAGAATTCTGAAAGAGACTGTAAAGATTGTTGATATACCCATAATCCTACTAACATATCTAGAGGAATATGTTGATAACTATAGACAATTCCTAGAAAATGTATATAGCATTGGTATTGACTCTATACTATTCCCAGATCTATTGATAGACCTTGTCGATAGATATATAGAGTATATCGATATAGCTAAGTCTATAGGTATAAAGATAGTTCTATTTGTTACACCGTCAATGCCCGATAAATTCATAGAGAATATATCACCACTATCAAGCCACTTTCTATACTATGGAATTAGGCCTACAACTGGTATACCAATACCAATAACATCTTCTACATTGGTTAAAAGGATTAGGGGATTTGTAAGGAACAAACTTGTAGTAGGATTTGGACTATCTATAGATGAGATTGCAGATGTTGTAAGAGCTGGTGCTGATGGTATAGCAATAGGCTCGGCAATTATTGAAAAACTTGAGTCTAATGATTTTGATGGTGCTCTAAAGCTTATTGAGGATATAAGGGGTGTTCTCAATGGTGTCGAATAGCTATCTAGATAAGATTGTGAATAGAATTGATCTCAGCGATTTAGAGGCGGAAGAGCTAGCTATAAAGATTATGAATGGGGATATTCCAGATGTAGTAGTATCAGCTATCCTAGTTGCTCTTAGAATGAAGGGAGAAGCACCATCGGAGATAGTAGGATTTGTAAGGGCTATGAGAAGATTTGCTAATAGGATAAACGCTGAGTTTGCTATTGATACAGCTGGAACTGGTGGTGATGGTCTAGGAACATTTAATGCTAGTACAGCATCAGCAATACTTACAAGTATTGTTCATCCAGTTGCTAAGCATGGTAATAGAGCTGTTAGTGGTAGGAGTGGAAGTGCTGATGTCCTTGAAGTTCTAGGATACAACATCTCTATAGAGCCTTTAAAAGCATATGAACTTCTTAAGAAGACAAACTTTGTATTTCTATTTGCACCACTCTACCATCCAGCAATGAAGAGAGTAGCTCCTATAAGGAGAGCTCTTGGCGTTAGAACAATATTCAATATCCTTGGACCACTTGCAAACCCTGGTGGAACTAGGAGACAGGTTATAGGGGTATTTTCAAAGAGCTTTATGCCTATTATTGCAGAGGCTATTAGTAGGCTTGACTATGAGAGAGTTGTATTGGTTCATGGAGAGCCGGGTATAGATGAGGTTAGTACCCATGGCAATACCTATGTTTATGAAATTAGTGGTTCTAGGATTGAGGAATATATAGTCTCTCCAGAGGATCTAGGTGCAAAGAGAGTTGATATAAATAGACTAGTTGTTTCAAGTCCAGAGGAATCAGCTATAAGAATGCTTAGAGCTTCAAAGGGTTTTGATAGAGATGTTGCAGAGTTCATAAAGATTAACACAGCTTTTGCTCTATACATTGCTGGGAAAGCTAGAGATCCTAGAGATGGATATGAATACTCCTCACAACTTTTGCCACAGCTCATAGATAGAATTGAAGAGCTGGTAAAATATAATGG
Above is a genomic segment from Ignisphaera aggregans DSM 17230 containing:
- a CDS encoding anthranilate phosphoribosyltransferase (COGs: COG0547 Anthranilate phosphoribosyltransferase~InterPro IPR000312:IPR017459:IPR005940~KEGG: sso:SSO0890 anthranilate phosphoribosyltransferase (TrpD)~PFAM: glycosyl transferase family 3; Glycosyl transferase, family 3-like~PRIAM: Anthranilate phosphoribosyltransferase~SPTR: C5SQY3 Anthranilate phosphoribosyltransferase~TIGRFAM: anthranilate phosphoribosyltransferase~PFAM: Glycosyl transferase family, a/b domain; Glycosyl transferase family, helical bundle domain~TIGRFAM: anthranilate phosphoribosyltransferase) encodes the protein MVSNSYLDKIVNRIDLSDLEAEELAIKIMNGDIPDVVVSAILVALRMKGEAPSEIVGFVRAMRRFANRINAEFAIDTAGTGGDGLGTFNASTASAILTSIVHPVAKHGNRAVSGRSGSADVLEVLGYNISIEPLKAYELLKKTNFVFLFAPLYHPAMKRVAPIRRALGVRTIFNILGPLANPGGTRRQVIGVFSKSFMPIIAEAISRLDYERVVLVHGEPGIDEVSTHGNTYVYEISGSRIEEYIVSPEDLGAKRVDINRLVVSSPEESAIRMLRASKGFDRDVAEFIKINTAFALYIAGKARDPRDGYEYSSQLLPQLIDRIEELVKYNGDESRFRYIKVMTKCE
- a CDS encoding tryptophan synthase, alpha chain (COGs: COG0159 Tryptophan synthase alpha chain~InterPro IPR002028:IPR018204~KEGG: sai:Saci_1422 tryptophan synthase subunit alpha~PFAM: tryptophan synthase alpha chain~SPTR: Q4J8X8 Tryptophan synthase alpha chain~TIGRFAM: tryptophan synthase, alpha subunit~PFAM: Tryptophan synthase alpha chain~TIGRFAM: tryptophan synthase, alpha subunit); translation: MKYLVVYLTAGFPNDRIFMDIASKLKDRGVNYLEIGIPPKYAKYDGPVIRKSYRYVKSLSIDVWRILKETVKIVDIPIILLTYLEEYVDNYRQFLENVYSIGIDSILFPDLLIDLVDRYIEYIDIAKSIGIKIVLFVTPSMPDKFIENISPLSSHFLYYGIRPTTGIPIPITSSTLVKRIRGFVRNKLVVGFGLSIDEIADVVRAGADGIAIGSAIIEKLESNDFDGALKLIEDIRGVLNGVE